The following are encoded together in the Geobacter sulfurreducens PCA genome:
- a CDS encoding TetR/AcrR family transcriptional regulator, with translation MGVVKGDKPFDSFNATRERILETALGLFSTKGYLGATTREIARQAGIAEVTLFRHFPSKEKLLEEAITRYSILPSLRAFVPRALAMPYEDALAAMANILLDTLIQLKDWLRIMHAEVQRSPEKLLGVYHTFLDELFEVIASYFRELQQRGSIGSFDPELGARVFHAMFYCFFNIEEVLLRKQYRPTDREKAVREFVRMFVHGTGGIGRTDYARAS, from the coding sequence ATGGGAGTTGTCAAAGGCGACAAGCCGTTTGACTCATTCAATGCAACCAGGGAGCGGATCCTCGAAACGGCCCTCGGTCTGTTCTCGACCAAGGGGTACCTGGGAGCCACGACCCGCGAGATCGCCCGACAGGCGGGCATCGCGGAGGTGACGCTCTTCCGCCATTTTCCCTCCAAAGAAAAACTTCTCGAAGAAGCGATCACCCGTTATTCCATTTTGCCGTCGCTGCGCGCCTTCGTGCCCCGGGCGCTCGCCATGCCCTACGAGGATGCGCTGGCGGCCATGGCGAACATCCTTTTGGACACGCTGATCCAGCTGAAGGACTGGCTTCGGATCATGCACGCGGAGGTCCAGCGCTCGCCTGAGAAGCTGCTGGGGGTGTACCACACGTTTTTGGACGAGCTGTTCGAAGTGATCGCGTCCTATTTCCGTGAGCTGCAGCAGCGGGGCAGCATCGGCAGTTTCGACCCCGAGCTTGGTGCGCGGGTGTTTCACGCCATGTTCTACTGTTTTTTCAATATCGAAGAGGTACTGCTGCGCAAGCAGTACCGTCCCACGGACCGAGAGAAGGCCGTGCGGGAATTCGTCCGGATGTTTGTCCACGGCACGGGCGGTATCGGCCGTACGGACTATGCCAGGGCATCGTAA
- a CDS encoding surface-adhesin E family protein: protein MTIVVRLLSAVAILALTAGSVLAAEWVVLDEDPMLSNFYYDSSSVSRDKEGMVSVWTRAIYSEEGKADALDTMGNPPAFKDLSHTHFLYTIDCKAAKSRLEKVIHFDDKAEPIREYNLSGKTDWEAIDEFTRLGLLQEAVCQ, encoded by the coding sequence ATGACGATAGTGGTACGTCTGCTTTCGGCCGTCGCTATCCTCGCGTTGACGGCGGGAAGCGTGCTGGCCGCCGAATGGGTGGTGCTCGACGAGGACCCTATGCTCTCCAATTTTTATTATGATTCCTCGTCCGTGAGCCGGGACAAGGAGGGGATGGTCTCCGTGTGGACCAGGGCCATCTATTCCGAGGAGGGCAAAGCCGATGCCCTCGACACCATGGGAAACCCTCCGGCGTTCAAGGACCTGAGCCACACCCACTTCCTCTACACCATCGACTGCAAGGCTGCAAAATCCCGCCTGGAAAAGGTCATCCACTTTGACGACAAGGCGGAGCCCATCAGGGAGTACAACCTCTCGGGCAAGACCGACTGGGAGGCGATCGACGAGTTCACCCGCCTGGGGCTTCTGCAGGAAGCCGTCTGTCAGTAG
- a CDS encoding c-type cytochrome: MKHSIAVVAAVVAVGLSFGVASAKGKGDKDLKRGEELFKQHCAVCHPEGGNIVNPQKPLGKESLKANKITSWKDIVKTMRNPGPGMSTFDAKAIPDKDAKLVAEYILKTFK, encoded by the coding sequence ATGAAACATTCCATCGCAGTAGTTGCCGCCGTGGTGGCGGTTGGTCTGTCGTTCGGCGTGGCATCCGCCAAAGGCAAGGGGGACAAGGACCTGAAGCGCGGCGAAGAGCTGTTCAAGCAGCACTGTGCCGTGTGCCACCCCGAGGGGGGCAACATCGTGAACCCCCAGAAGCCCCTCGGCAAAGAGTCCCTGAAGGCCAACAAGATCACGTCCTGGAAGGATATCGTCAAGACCATGCGGAATCCGGGGCCGGGAATGAGTACCTTCGACGCCAAGGCGATCCCGGACAAGGATGCCAAGCTCGTTGCCGAGTATATCCTCAAGACCTTCAAGTAA
- a CDS encoding MFS transporter, with product MFSGISGNVLILGVVSFLTDVSSEMIYPLLPLFLTTVLGAGPAFLGVIEGVAESTAALLKLVSGIVSDRTRSRKGLVLGGYALSSLARPLVAAATGPVAVLAIRFADRVGKGVRTSPRDALIADSSDPSVRGKAYGFHRAMDHAGALVGPLLATLLLAGAALDLRTVFWLSAVPGLLAVLLIILRVRDVERKRTSDGSVLGAIPRDGLRRYLAVLVLFTLGNSSDAFLLLRASQLGVSPARIPLLWAFFHLVKMLASTPFGALSDRIGRRRVIVAGWAVYALSYLGFAAAASEPACWLLFAVYGTFYGMTEGTEKAFVADLVPAEARGGAFGWYHFAVGVGALPASVLFGLIWERAGQGAAFLFGAALAALASILLLVLVREDPPEAQSPRSS from the coding sequence ATGTTTTCAGGCATCTCCGGCAACGTGCTCATCCTGGGGGTGGTCAGCTTCCTGACCGATGTCTCCAGTGAGATGATCTATCCGCTACTCCCCCTCTTCCTGACGACTGTGCTCGGTGCCGGCCCTGCGTTTCTCGGCGTGATCGAAGGAGTGGCCGAATCGACCGCGGCGCTGCTGAAGCTCGTCTCCGGCATCGTGTCCGACCGGACCAGAAGCCGCAAGGGGCTGGTTCTGGGGGGGTACGCCCTGTCGAGCCTGGCACGTCCCCTGGTGGCTGCGGCAACGGGCCCGGTCGCGGTACTGGCCATCCGCTTCGCCGACCGGGTGGGGAAGGGGGTGCGGACCTCCCCCCGGGATGCTCTCATCGCCGACTCTTCCGATCCCTCGGTCCGGGGGAAGGCCTATGGCTTTCACCGGGCCATGGATCACGCCGGAGCCCTCGTGGGCCCCCTGCTCGCCACCCTGCTCCTGGCCGGCGCCGCCCTGGACCTGCGGACCGTGTTCTGGCTCTCGGCCGTACCAGGGCTTCTGGCCGTACTTCTCATCATTTTGCGGGTCCGCGACGTGGAGCGGAAGCGAACCAGCGACGGAAGCGTTCTGGGGGCGATACCCAGGGATGGGCTCCGCCGGTACCTGGCCGTCCTCGTCCTGTTCACGCTGGGCAATTCCTCCGACGCCTTCCTGCTGCTGCGGGCGAGCCAGCTCGGGGTTTCGCCGGCGCGCATCCCGCTGCTGTGGGCCTTTTTTCACCTGGTGAAGATGCTGGCGTCCACTCCCTTCGGCGCCCTGTCGGACCGGATCGGCCGTCGGCGGGTCATCGTTGCCGGCTGGGCAGTCTACGCCCTGTCGTACCTGGGGTTTGCCGCTGCCGCATCCGAGCCGGCCTGCTGGCTGCTCTTCGCCGTCTACGGCACCTTCTACGGGATGACCGAAGGGACCGAAAAGGCGTTCGTCGCCGATCTCGTCCCCGCCGAGGCCCGGGGCGGCGCCTTTGGCTGGTACCATTTCGCCGTGGGCGTCGGGGCGCTGCCGGCCAGCGTGCTCTTCGGGTTGATCTGGGAGAGGGCCGGGCAGGGAGCGGCATTTCTGTTCGGCGCGGCGCTGGCAGCCCTGGCGTCAATCCTGCTGCTCGTCCTGGTGAGGGAGGACCCGCCGGAGGCGCAGAGCCCGCGGAGCTCCTGA
- a CDS encoding AAA family ATPase, translating into MEQLTVQGLVRLMGAGANLVCVVTDNERRTEAIVGQATARLKGAGSPLVWTCTDGFTRDGTVVPGTVDPVAALDHALAHPAPLMTLFKDLSWFWSDNPYVIRKLKEFAVRARGKAAVVLARDESVPAELREDIVVLGQGLPGIGEITAFLGQLKEREPVLAAACAGHPGLMDHLVVAAQGLDLVDIERGVRALRNVPEAAGHEMVRSLFETKQAVIRRSGIMEFVANDTAPEQVGGMENLKAWMERREQAFGLESIASGAALPKGILMMGIAGCGKSLFVKAIAARWRLPLIRLDMAAVYDGSFGTPESSLRKAFRTAEAVAPCVLWIDEIESGISVQGFKAEGGPASRLLGSFLTWMQEKKAPVFVAATANAIEMLPAEIIRKGRFDEVFYVGLPDAGAREDIFRIHLERQKADSARFDVPLLAGSTKGFSGAEIEQAVLSAAFEARADRRTLTQQDVIVAVSRTVPLSVTMAEQIKKIEAWAFKRAVPAAGKF; encoded by the coding sequence ATGGAACAGCTGACCGTGCAGGGGCTCGTGCGGCTCATGGGGGCAGGGGCAAATCTGGTGTGCGTGGTGACCGACAACGAGCGGCGCACCGAGGCCATCGTGGGGCAGGCGACAGCCCGGCTCAAGGGGGCGGGTTCGCCGCTGGTCTGGACCTGCACCGACGGCTTCACCCGCGACGGCACGGTGGTGCCCGGCACCGTGGACCCCGTGGCGGCCCTGGATCATGCCTTGGCCCACCCGGCACCGCTGATGACCCTGTTCAAGGACCTTTCCTGGTTCTGGAGCGACAATCCCTACGTCATCCGCAAGCTGAAGGAATTCGCCGTCCGCGCCCGGGGGAAGGCGGCCGTGGTCCTGGCCAGGGACGAGTCGGTGCCGGCGGAGCTGCGGGAGGATATCGTCGTGCTCGGCCAGGGCCTGCCGGGAATAGGGGAGATCACCGCGTTTCTGGGGCAGCTCAAGGAGCGCGAGCCGGTGCTGGCCGCGGCTTGCGCCGGCCATCCCGGGCTTATGGATCACCTGGTGGTGGCGGCCCAGGGGCTCGACCTCGTCGACATCGAGCGGGGCGTGCGGGCCTTGCGGAACGTCCCGGAGGCGGCTGGTCACGAGATGGTGCGCTCCCTGTTCGAGACCAAGCAGGCCGTGATCCGCCGTAGTGGCATCATGGAGTTCGTGGCCAACGATACCGCTCCAGAGCAGGTGGGGGGGATGGAGAACCTGAAGGCCTGGATGGAGCGGCGCGAGCAGGCCTTCGGCCTGGAGAGCATCGCCTCGGGAGCGGCTCTCCCCAAGGGGATTCTCATGATGGGGATTGCCGGCTGCGGTAAGTCCCTGTTCGTGAAGGCCATTGCGGCCCGGTGGCGGCTGCCGCTCATACGCCTCGACATGGCAGCGGTCTACGACGGCAGTTTCGGTACCCCTGAATCGAGCCTGCGCAAGGCATTTCGCACCGCCGAGGCCGTTGCCCCCTGCGTGCTCTGGATCGACGAGATCGAGTCGGGGATCTCCGTGCAGGGGTTCAAGGCCGAGGGGGGGCCGGCATCGCGGCTGCTGGGATCGTTCCTCACCTGGATGCAGGAGAAGAAAGCGCCGGTCTTCGTGGCGGCCACGGCCAATGCCATCGAAATGCTGCCGGCCGAGATCATCCGCAAGGGGCGCTTTGACGAGGTCTTCTACGTGGGGCTCCCGGACGCCGGCGCCCGGGAGGATATCTTCCGCATTCACCTGGAGCGGCAGAAGGCGGATAGTGCGCGGTTCGACGTGCCGCTCCTGGCCGGCTCCACCAAGGGGTTCTCCGGTGCCGAGATCGAACAGGCGGTGCTCTCCGCCGCCTTTGAGGCCCGGGCGGACCGGCGCACCCTGACCCAGCAGGACGTCATCGTCGCCGTGAGCCGCACCGTGCCGCTCTCGGTCACCATGGCCGAACAGATCAAGAAGATCGAGGCGTGGGCCTTCAAGCGGGCCGTGCCGGCGGCGGGCAAGTTCTAA
- a CDS encoding FmdB family zinc ribbon protein, which yields MPVYEFYCADCHTIFNFLARRVNTTASPACPRCGRPGLDRRVSRFAITRNRPDEPLDGMPDLDDEQLERAMRSLAGEMEGLNEDDPRQVARLMRKLQEATGMNLGPAFDEAMRRLEAGEDPEALEEEMGDLFDAENPFSREGIKGLKRRLSPPEHDDTLYRLPVGDEEAGTP from the coding sequence ATGCCGGTCTACGAATTCTACTGTGCCGACTGCCATACCATTTTCAACTTCCTTGCCCGGCGGGTGAACACCACCGCAAGCCCGGCCTGTCCCCGGTGCGGCCGGCCGGGGCTCGACCGCCGGGTATCGCGCTTCGCCATAACCCGGAACCGGCCGGACGAGCCCCTGGACGGGATGCCCGACCTGGACGATGAACAGTTGGAACGGGCCATGAGGAGCCTTGCCGGCGAAATGGAGGGGCTGAACGAGGATGATCCGCGCCAGGTGGCCCGCCTCATGCGGAAGCTCCAGGAGGCCACGGGCATGAACCTGGGCCCGGCATTCGATGAGGCCATGCGGCGCCTGGAGGCGGGCGAAGACCCGGAGGCACTGGAAGAGGAGATGGGCGATCTCTTCGACGCGGAGAATCCCTTCTCCAGGGAAGGGATCAAGGGGCTGAAGCGGCGGCTTTCCCCGCCGGAGCACGATGATACCCTCTACCGCCTCCCCGTGGGCGATGAGGAGGCAGGCACCCCATGA
- a CDS encoding RsmB/NOP family class I SAM-dependent RNA methyltransferase has product MTDTGLPPLPVPFLALMEEVLPPDLRDACLASFSQEKPTSLRLNPLKGDPDETRRELESAGFDPVPVSWYPLAFTVDGERRRALTESPPFREGRIYIQSLSSMTAPLALAPEPGETVLDLAAAPGGKTAMMAAMMENRGRLSAVEAVRGRFFRMKANLDHQGATMVRTYLTDGRSVGRKCPEMFDRVLLDAPCSSEARFTRLNPESWAHWSPRKVEEAARKQRGLIRSALEALRPGGLLLYCTCSFSPEENELIVNDVLRRDGDNLRVCAVDLPLPNRRPGLTRWKGKELHPDLARAVRILPDRLMDGFFLCLIRKSSD; this is encoded by the coding sequence ATGACAGACACCGGTCTGCCGCCCCTTCCCGTCCCGTTCCTGGCACTCATGGAGGAAGTGCTCCCTCCGGACCTGCGCGACGCATGCCTGGCCAGCTTCAGCCAGGAGAAGCCCACCTCGCTGCGTCTCAACCCCCTGAAGGGCGACCCGGACGAGACCCGTCGGGAGCTGGAAAGCGCCGGATTCGACCCGGTGCCGGTATCCTGGTATCCCCTGGCTTTCACCGTTGACGGCGAGAGGCGCCGCGCCCTGACCGAGTCGCCCCCCTTCCGGGAGGGGCGTATTTACATCCAGAGCCTCTCCAGCATGACCGCGCCCCTGGCCCTCGCGCCCGAGCCGGGGGAGACGGTGCTTGACCTGGCTGCCGCTCCCGGCGGCAAAACTGCCATGATGGCCGCCATGATGGAAAACCGGGGACGCCTGTCGGCCGTGGAGGCGGTGCGAGGGCGCTTCTTCCGGATGAAGGCGAACCTGGACCATCAGGGGGCCACCATGGTGCGGACCTACCTGACCGATGGCCGGAGCGTGGGACGCAAGTGCCCGGAGATGTTCGACCGGGTGCTGCTGGACGCGCCCTGTTCCTCCGAGGCCCGCTTCACGCGCCTGAACCCGGAGAGCTGGGCCCACTGGAGCCCCCGCAAGGTGGAGGAAGCGGCCCGCAAGCAACGGGGGCTCATCCGCTCGGCCCTGGAGGCCCTGCGTCCGGGCGGACTGCTGCTTTACTGCACCTGCTCCTTCTCGCCGGAGGAGAACGAACTGATCGTCAACGATGTCCTGCGCCGGGATGGGGACAACCTCCGGGTCTGTGCCGTGGACCTGCCCCTGCCGAACCGCCGGCCGGGCCTCACCCGCTGGAAGGGGAAGGAGCTCCATCCCGACCTGGCGCGGGCGGTCCGTATCCTCCCCGACCGGCTGATGGACGGCTTTTTCCTCTGCCTCATCCGCAAATCGTCTGATTGA
- a CDS encoding response regulator translates to MTGESGGRRILLVECDGEKRKSLGFVLRLAGYRVTPVRTSYEALDWVVKRQGAPERFFALVLGSLTCAPDGAWLVGRLDRSGAALPILLVSDADPSAAEMAGPVIACRPEEVTRHLELLAGSE, encoded by the coding sequence ATGACGGGAGAGAGCGGTGGCAGGCGGATCCTTCTGGTGGAATGCGACGGAGAAAAGCGGAAGAGCCTCGGTTTCGTGCTGAGGCTTGCCGGCTACCGGGTGACGCCGGTACGGACTTCCTACGAGGCCCTCGACTGGGTGGTCAAGCGGCAGGGGGCGCCGGAGCGGTTCTTCGCCCTGGTGCTCGGTTCCCTGACCTGTGCTCCGGACGGGGCATGGCTTGTGGGTCGGCTGGATCGCTCAGGGGCCGCGCTCCCCATCCTCCTGGTGTCCGACGCTGACCCCAGTGCTGCCGAAATGGCGGGGCCTGTCATTGCCTGCCGGCCCGAAGAAGTGACCAGGCATCTCGAACTTCTGGCAGGCAGCGAATGA
- a CDS encoding anaerobic C4-dicarboxylate transporter produces the protein MMMFWIQFVLVLGAVLIGIRRGGVALGLIGGLGVSLLVLGFRSSPSEPPIAVMLIILAVVTASATLQVAGGLDYLVQLTEKLLRAHPKYVTILAPLSTFFLTVCVGTGHAVYALLPVIADVAIKTGIRPERPMAISSVASQMGITASPVAAAVTFFLGFASKSGYPVTLIDIISVTMPAGVIGVLVAAAWSFNRGKDLDKDAEYQERLKDAEFRKALDVDVTTLDKKISTTAKVSVALFFAGVATIILFAVFPDLLPLNGEKKPVPMTTVVQFIMLAYGAFIMFAADVKAKDIAHSSVFTAGMIAVVSIFGIAWMSDTFISANKKFLVDNIGVMVKMAPWTFAIATFCISAFVKSQAATLAITLPLGLALGLPVPLLLGLMPASYAYFFFAFYPSDLAAINFDRTGTTRIGKYLLNHSFMIPGLIGVSVSTLAAYGISQFVL, from the coding sequence ATGATGATGTTCTGGATCCAGTTCGTTCTCGTTCTCGGCGCGGTCCTGATCGGTATCCGCAGGGGTGGGGTGGCCCTGGGCCTTATCGGAGGACTCGGCGTGTCGCTCCTGGTGCTCGGCTTCCGCAGCTCTCCGTCGGAGCCCCCCATCGCGGTCATGCTCATCATCCTGGCGGTGGTCACCGCCTCGGCGACCCTGCAGGTGGCCGGGGGGCTCGACTACCTGGTGCAACTGACGGAGAAGCTGTTGCGGGCCCACCCCAAGTACGTGACCATCCTGGCCCCGCTCTCCACCTTCTTCCTGACGGTCTGTGTCGGCACCGGCCACGCGGTCTATGCGCTGCTGCCGGTCATCGCCGACGTGGCCATCAAGACCGGTATCCGCCCCGAGCGGCCCATGGCCATCTCCAGCGTTGCCTCCCAGATGGGGATCACCGCCAGTCCCGTGGCCGCGGCAGTGACCTTTTTCCTCGGCTTTGCCTCCAAGTCCGGCTATCCCGTGACCCTCATCGACATAATCTCCGTCACCATGCCGGCCGGCGTGATCGGCGTGCTGGTGGCCGCTGCCTGGAGCTTCAACCGGGGCAAGGACCTGGACAAGGACGCCGAGTACCAGGAGCGCCTCAAGGATGCCGAGTTCCGCAAGGCCCTTGATGTCGATGTCACCACCCTGGACAAGAAGATCAGCACCACCGCCAAGGTGTCCGTGGCCCTCTTCTTTGCCGGTGTGGCCACCATCATCCTCTTTGCGGTGTTTCCCGACCTGCTCCCCCTCAACGGCGAAAAGAAGCCGGTGCCCATGACCACGGTGGTCCAGTTCATCATGCTCGCCTACGGCGCCTTCATCATGTTCGCCGCCGACGTGAAGGCCAAGGACATCGCCCACTCCAGCGTCTTTACCGCCGGCATGATCGCCGTGGTCTCCATCTTCGGCATCGCCTGGATGAGCGATACCTTCATTTCCGCCAACAAGAAGTTCCTGGTGGACAACATCGGCGTCATGGTCAAGATGGCCCCCTGGACCTTTGCCATCGCCACCTTCTGCATCTCCGCCTTTGTGAAGAGCCAGGCTGCCACCCTGGCCATCACGCTCCCGCTGGGCCTTGCCCTGGGGCTACCGGTCCCGCTGCTGCTGGGGCTCATGCCGGCCAGCTACGCCTACTTCTTCTTTGCCTTCTATCCCAGCGACCTTGCAGCCATCAACTTCGACCGTACCGGCACCACCCGCATCGGCAAATACCTCCTGAACCACAGCTTCATGATTCCCGGCCTGATCGGGGTTAGCGTCTCCACGCTGGCGGCCTATGGGATTTCACAGTTCGTGCTGTAA
- a CDS encoding sigma-54-dependent transcriptional regulator, with the protein MTENRYPPFGILLVDDEPAWLRSLSLTLESSAGITNTILCQDSRDVPALLEGGGIGLVLLDLTMPHLSGEELLATISERHPEVAVIVISGLNQVETAVRCMKLGAFDYFVKTDEEDRLVGGVLRAVRMLELQRENREMSSRLVSGGLRHPEAFAGIVTADRGMLSLFAYIEAVAVSPQPLLITGESGVGKELLARAAHTLSGCKGQLVAVNVAGLDDTVFADTLFGHVRGAFTGAETARRGMVEEAANGTLFLDEIGDLGIPSQVKLLRLLQEGEYFPLGSDQPRRLRARVIVATHRNLAAREAAGEFRRDLYYRLRTHQVHMPPLRERKGDIPLLLDHFLAEAARTLGKKKPTPPPELAQHLATYNFPGNVRELKSMVFDAVSVHRDRMLSMESFVRAIGGTEEPAGTPPPTLNPFAGFDKLPTFTDAAEFLVEEALNRSGGNQTLAARLLGISQPALSKRLKMMRK; encoded by the coding sequence ATGACCGAGAATCGCTATCCCCCCTTCGGCATCCTTCTGGTTGACGACGAACCGGCCTGGCTCCGTTCCCTCTCCCTGACCCTGGAGTCGTCCGCCGGCATCACGAATACCATCCTCTGCCAGGACAGCAGGGACGTTCCGGCGCTGCTGGAAGGGGGCGGCATCGGCCTGGTACTCCTGGATCTCACCATGCCCCACCTGTCGGGGGAGGAACTCCTCGCCACGATCAGCGAGAGACACCCCGAGGTGGCGGTCATCGTCATCAGCGGCCTGAACCAGGTGGAGACCGCGGTCCGCTGCATGAAGCTCGGGGCTTTCGACTACTTTGTCAAGACCGACGAGGAGGACCGGCTCGTGGGGGGAGTTCTCCGGGCGGTCAGGATGCTGGAGCTGCAGCGGGAGAACCGGGAGATGTCGAGCCGGCTCGTCTCCGGCGGCCTGCGGCACCCGGAGGCCTTTGCCGGCATCGTCACCGCCGACCGGGGCATGCTTTCCCTGTTCGCCTACATCGAGGCAGTGGCCGTGAGCCCCCAGCCGCTCCTCATCACCGGCGAGAGCGGGGTGGGCAAGGAACTCCTGGCCCGGGCCGCCCATACCCTGAGCGGCTGCAAAGGGCAGCTGGTGGCGGTGAACGTGGCCGGGCTGGACGACACGGTCTTCGCCGACACTCTCTTCGGTCACGTGCGCGGCGCCTTCACCGGTGCCGAGACGGCGCGGCGCGGCATGGTGGAGGAGGCGGCCAACGGTACCCTGTTCCTGGACGAGATCGGCGACCTGGGCATCCCCTCCCAGGTTAAACTCCTGCGGCTCCTCCAGGAAGGGGAGTACTTTCCTCTGGGGAGCGACCAGCCCCGGCGGCTCCGGGCGCGGGTCATCGTCGCCACCCACCGCAACCTGGCGGCCCGGGAGGCTGCCGGAGAGTTCCGGCGCGACCTCTACTACCGGCTCCGCACCCACCAGGTCCATATGCCGCCCCTTCGGGAGCGGAAAGGGGACATCCCGCTCCTGCTGGACCATTTCCTGGCCGAGGCAGCCCGCACCCTGGGAAAGAAAAAACCCACGCCACCGCCGGAACTGGCCCAGCATCTGGCCACCTACAATTTCCCGGGTAACGTGCGGGAGTTGAAGTCGATGGTTTTCGATGCGGTCAGCGTCCACCGGGACCGGATGCTCTCCATGGAAAGCTTCGTCAGGGCCATCGGCGGCACGGAAGAACCCGCCGGTACTCCGCCGCCCACTTTGAACCCCTTCGCCGGGTTCGACAAGCTCCCCACCTTTACCGACGCCGCCGAGTTCCTCGTGGAAGAGGCCCTCAATCGTTCCGGCGGTAACCAGACCCTCGCCGCCCGACTCCTCGGCATCTCCCAGCCCGCCCTCTCCAAGCGGCTCAAGATGATGCGGAAATGA
- a CDS encoding transporter substrate-binding domain-containing protein encodes MGGRFACMSCRWKIPPVPLPGRGYRYLAVLLTVLAALVLVAVGTASAADAPRDRHRTIVVGGDRDYPPYEFIDQNGKPAGYNVELTRAIAEVMGMTVEFRLGAWSEMFSALKSGRVDVLQGISWSEKRARQIDFTPPHTIVYHAIFARRDSPPAAGLEDLRGRKVALHRDGIMHEYLAERGYGKDLVLTPTPADALRLLAAGGCDYAVVAMVPGMYIIRENRLTNLVPVARSIAAQRYGYAVRQGDAELLARFSEGLAILRKTGQYEAIRAKWLGVLEPQPVRWQEIAKYAAVVVIPLLVILGGTVLWSHSLRRQVAQRTESLSRALEEVQLNQQQLLQADKMAALGILVSGVAHEINNPTGLILLDVPILRKIYNDAAPILEERYRTEGDFTLGGLRYSRVREEVPRLLDEMQDGAKRIKRIVEDLKDFARRDDVGGKELVDLNGVAQAAVRLVDASLRKATTRFTARYEPDLPRVLANVQRIEQVVVNLVLNACQALPDPSRGIELETSFDPAVGCVNLRVRDEGSGIAPENIPRLTDPFFTTKRESGGTGLGLSVSAGIIKEHGGALSFESALGEGTTVTLSLPVIA; translated from the coding sequence ATGGGCGGCCGCTTCGCATGCATGTCCTGCCGGTGGAAGATTCCGCCCGTCCCGTTGCCGGGGCGCGGCTACCGGTACCTGGCCGTGCTGTTGACGGTGCTCGCGGCGCTGGTCCTTGTGGCCGTGGGAACAGCGTCGGCCGCCGACGCGCCCCGCGACCGGCATCGCACCATCGTCGTGGGCGGCGATCGCGACTACCCCCCCTACGAGTTCATCGACCAGAACGGCAAGCCCGCCGGCTACAACGTGGAACTGACCCGGGCCATCGCCGAGGTGATGGGGATGACGGTGGAGTTTCGCCTCGGCGCCTGGTCGGAGATGTTCTCCGCCCTCAAGAGCGGTCGGGTCGACGTGCTCCAAGGGATCTCGTGGTCCGAGAAGCGGGCCAGGCAGATCGATTTCACCCCGCCTCACACCATTGTCTACCATGCCATCTTTGCCCGGCGCGATTCGCCCCCTGCCGCGGGACTTGAGGATCTGAGGGGCAGGAAGGTGGCGCTCCACCGGGACGGGATCATGCACGAGTACCTGGCGGAGCGGGGCTACGGCAAGGACCTGGTCCTGACCCCGACCCCGGCGGACGCCCTCCGGCTCCTGGCCGCGGGGGGGTGCGACTACGCGGTGGTGGCCATGGTTCCCGGCATGTACATCATCCGGGAGAACCGGCTCACGAACCTGGTGCCCGTGGCCCGGAGCATCGCGGCCCAGCGTTACGGGTATGCAGTCCGCCAGGGGGATGCGGAGCTTCTGGCCCGCTTCAGCGAGGGGCTCGCCATCCTCAGGAAGACCGGCCAGTACGAGGCGATCCGCGCCAAGTGGCTGGGGGTGCTGGAGCCCCAGCCGGTCCGCTGGCAGGAGATCGCCAAGTATGCGGCGGTGGTGGTGATTCCCCTGCTCGTCATCCTCGGCGGCACGGTGCTCTGGAGCCATTCGCTCCGGCGGCAGGTGGCCCAGCGGACCGAATCCCTTTCCCGGGCCCTGGAGGAGGTCCAGCTTAACCAGCAGCAGCTCCTGCAGGCCGACAAGATGGCTGCGCTGGGCATCCTGGTTTCCGGCGTGGCCCACGAGATCAACAACCCCACCGGCCTCATCCTGCTGGACGTGCCGATCCTGCGCAAGATCTACAATGATGCGGCCCCCATCCTGGAGGAGCGCTACCGGACGGAGGGGGACTTCACCCTCGGCGGGCTCCGTTACTCACGGGTTCGTGAGGAGGTGCCGCGGCTTCTGGACGAGATGCAGGACGGGGCCAAGCGGATCAAGCGGATCGTTGAGGACCTGAAGGACTTTGCCCGGCGCGACGACGTGGGCGGCAAGGAGCTGGTCGACCTCAACGGCGTGGCCCAGGCGGCGGTACGGCTGGTGGATGCCTCGCTGCGCAAGGCCACGACCCGCTTCACTGCCCGCTATGAGCCCGACCTGCCGCGGGTGCTGGCAAACGTCCAGCGGATCGAGCAGGTGGTGGTGAACCTGGTCCTCAACGCCTGCCAGGCCCTGCCGGACCCGAGCCGGGGTATTGAGCTGGAGACCTCTTTCGATCCGGCCGTTGGGTGTGTGAACCTGCGGGTGCGGGATGAGGGGAGCGGCATCGCGCCGGAAAACATCCCGCGCCTCACCGACCCCTTCTTCACCACCAAGCGGGAGAGCGGCGGCACCGGCCTGGGGCTCTCGGTATCCGCGGGCATCATCAAGGAGCATGGGGGAGCCCTTTCCTTCGAGTCGGCTCTTGGCGAGGGGACCACGGTTACGCTTTCTCTGCCGGTTATCGCCTGA